Proteins from a single region of Stutzerimonas stutzeri:
- a CDS encoding aminodeoxychorismate/anthranilate synthase component II — MLLMLDNYDSFTYNVVQYLGELGADVKVVRNDELSVAEIEALNPERIVVSPGPCTPNEAGVSLELIRHFAGKLPILGVCLGHQSIGQAFGGDVVRARQAMHGKTSPVFHHDQGVFAGLNNPLTVTRYHSLVVKRETLPDSLEITAWTQLDDGSVDEIMGLRHKTLNIEGVQFHPESILTEQGHELFANFLKQTGGVR, encoded by the coding sequence ATGCTGCTAATGCTCGATAACTACGATTCCTTTACCTACAACGTCGTGCAGTACCTCGGCGAACTGGGCGCTGACGTGAAAGTGGTGCGCAACGACGAACTGAGCGTGGCCGAAATCGAAGCGCTGAATCCGGAGCGTATCGTCGTCTCGCCCGGCCCGTGCACGCCGAACGAGGCCGGCGTGTCGCTGGAGCTGATTCGTCATTTCGCCGGCAAGTTGCCGATTCTCGGCGTCTGCCTCGGCCACCAGAGCATTGGTCAGGCCTTCGGTGGCGATGTGGTGCGCGCCCGTCAGGCCATGCACGGCAAGACCAGTCCGGTGTTTCACCATGATCAGGGTGTGTTCGCCGGGCTCAACAATCCGCTGACCGTCACCCGTTACCACTCGCTGGTGGTCAAGCGCGAGACGTTGCCCGACTCCCTGGAAATCACCGCCTGGACCCAGCTGGACGATGGCTCGGTCGACGAGATCATGGGCTTGCGACACAAGACGCTGAATATAGAGGGTGTGCAGTTCCACCCCGAATCGATCCTCACCGAACAGGGCCATGAGCTGTTCGCGAATTTTCTGAAGCAGACCGGAGGCGTGCGCTGA
- the trpC gene encoding indole-3-glycerol phosphate synthase TrpC translates to MSVQTVLEKIIARKFEEVAQRSRQVALSELEQRAAVADPVRGFAAALEQRVRSKEPAVIAEVKKASPSKGVIRDPFLPAEIAASYEAGGAACLSVLTDIDFFQGADEYLQQARAACSLPVIRKDFMIDPYQVVEARALGADCILLIVAALDDARMHELAVVAKQQGLDVLVEVHDAAELERALRLETPLVGVNNRNLHTFEVSLETTLDLLPRIPKDRLVVTESGIFNRADVELMEINQVYAFLVGEAFMRAEQPGVELQRLFYPDRSRGRVAPVAADPE, encoded by the coding sequence ATGAGCGTGCAGACCGTGCTGGAAAAGATCATCGCACGCAAGTTCGAGGAGGTTGCCCAGCGCAGTCGCCAGGTCGCGTTGAGCGAGCTCGAGCAGCGGGCGGCTGTTGCCGATCCCGTGCGTGGCTTTGCCGCCGCACTGGAGCAGCGTGTGCGCAGCAAGGAACCGGCCGTCATTGCAGAGGTAAAGAAGGCTTCGCCAAGCAAAGGCGTCATACGTGATCCGTTTTTGCCTGCCGAGATCGCAGCCAGCTACGAAGCCGGTGGTGCCGCCTGCCTGTCAGTACTGACCGACATCGATTTCTTTCAAGGTGCTGATGAGTATCTGCAGCAAGCGCGTGCGGCCTGCTCGCTACCGGTGATTCGCAAGGATTTCATGATCGACCCGTATCAGGTGGTCGAGGCGCGAGCGCTTGGCGCCGACTGCATTCTGCTGATCGTCGCGGCACTGGACGATGCGCGTATGCACGAACTGGCAGTGGTAGCGAAGCAGCAGGGGCTGGACGTGCTGGTAGAGGTGCACGACGCTGCCGAACTAGAACGGGCGCTGCGTCTGGAAACACCGCTGGTGGGCGTCAACAACCGCAACCTGCATACGTTCGAAGTCAGTCTGGAAACTACGCTAGATCTGTTGCCGCGGATTCCGAAGGATCGTCTGGTGGTGACCGAGAGCGGGATCTTCAATCGTGCCGATGTCGAGCTGATGGAGATCAACCAGGTGTATGCATTCCTGGTGGGCGAGGCATTCATGCGTGCCGAACAGCCTGGCGTAGAACTGCAGCGCCTGTTCTACCCCGATCGTTCGCGCGGCCGCGTGGCCCCTGTCGCTGCCGACCCGGAGTGA
- the coq7 gene encoding 2-polyprenyl-3-methyl-6-methoxy-1,4-benzoquinone monooxygenase — MPSQRHYSPADRLLMQADAALRTLLPFSGQPGRPSPALLKSETELSESDTRHVAGLMRINHTGEVCAQALYQGQALTARLPQVRQAMEQAADEEIDHLAWCEQRIRQLGSHTSVLNPLFYGLSFGIGASAGLISDRISLGFVAATEDQVCKHLDEHLDQIPASDEKSRAILEQMREDEEHHSTAAIEAGGLRFPAPVKFGMSLVSKVMTKATYRI; from the coding sequence ATGCCCAGCCAACGCCACTACTCCCCAGCTGACCGCTTGCTGATGCAAGCCGATGCAGCATTACGGACACTGCTGCCCTTCAGTGGCCAACCGGGTCGGCCGTCGCCGGCACTGCTTAAGAGCGAAACTGAGCTCAGCGAGAGTGACACCCGGCATGTAGCAGGCTTGATGCGCATAAACCACACTGGAGAAGTCTGCGCGCAGGCACTGTATCAAGGGCAAGCGCTGACAGCTCGGCTACCTCAGGTCCGCCAGGCGATGGAGCAGGCAGCAGACGAGGAAATCGATCATCTGGCTTGGTGCGAACAACGCATTCGCCAACTCGGTAGCCATACCAGTGTGCTCAATCCGCTGTTCTATGGGCTGTCATTCGGTATCGGCGCGTCTGCCGGCCTGATCAGCGATCGCATTAGCCTAGGCTTCGTCGCCGCCACAGAGGATCAAGTCTGCAAACATCTTGACGAACATCTGGACCAGATCCCGGCGAGCGATGAAAAGTCGCGCGCCATTCTAGAGCAGATGCGTGAGGATGAAGAGCATCACTCCACCGCCGCCATCGAGGCCGGCGGCCTACGATTCCCTGCGCCGGTGAAGTTCGGCATGAGCCTGGTTTCCAAGGTCATGACCAAGGCAACGTACCGCATCTGA
- the speD gene encoding adenosylmethionine decarboxylase: MKSKLKLHGFNNLTKTLSFNIYDICYAETSEDQQAYVQYIDEEYDAERLTQILTDVVEIIGANILNIARQDYEPQGASVTMLISEQPVTPTDSQIEESPGPLPETIVAHLDKSHITVHTYPEIHPVDGIATFRVDIDVSTCGVISPLKALNYLIHQFDSDIVTVDYRVRGFTRDVAGKKHFIDHEINSIQNYLSDDTRSAYQMTDVNVYQENLFHTKMLLKDFELENYLFGDATSNLSQEQRKQVEERLRHEMLEIFYARNMPR; this comes from the coding sequence GTGAAAAGCAAACTCAAGCTCCATGGGTTCAATAACCTGACCAAGACCTTGAGCTTCAACATTTACGACATCTGTTATGCCGAGACCTCTGAGGATCAGCAGGCGTACGTACAGTACATTGATGAAGAGTACGATGCTGAGCGGCTGACGCAGATTCTGACTGATGTTGTCGAAATCATTGGTGCCAATATTCTGAACATTGCTCGCCAGGATTACGAGCCGCAAGGCGCCAGCGTGACGATGCTGATCTCCGAACAGCCAGTGACCCCTACCGATAGCCAGATTGAGGAGTCACCGGGCCCATTGCCGGAAACGATCGTTGCGCATCTCGATAAGAGCCACATCACGGTGCACACCTATCCTGAAATTCATCCGGTGGATGGCATCGCCACATTTCGCGTTGATATTGATGTTTCGACTTGTGGTGTGATTTCGCCGCTGAAGGCACTCAACTATCTAATCCACCAGTTCGACTCTGACATCGTCACCGTAGATTATCGAGTGCGCGGGTTCACGCGTGATGTCGCAGGAAAGAAACACTTTATCGATCACGAGATCAATTCGATCCAGAATTACCTGTCCGATGACACGCGCTCGGCCTATCAGATGACCGATGTGAACGTGTATCAGGAGAACCTGTTCCACACCAAGATGCTGCTCAAGGATTTCGAGCTGGAGAACTACCTGTTCGGTGACGCGACCAGCAATCTATCGCAGGAACAGCGCAAACAGGTCGAGGAGCGGCTGCGTCACGAGATGCTGGAGATCTTCTATGCCCGAAACATGCCGCGCTAG
- a CDS encoding DUF932 domain-containing protein translates to MAHLIETMAYAGATPWHGLGNNLPQKQPIEVWQREAGMDWQILESPVHFKSDAIGHLGAIHSFPEQKVLYRSDTKAPLSVVSQRYHTVQPKDVLEFYRDLTEVSGYELETAGVLKGGRKFWALARTGQGAAIKGNDQVNGYLLLATSCDGTLATTATPTTIRVVCNNTLTIALDGTSRAIKVPHSTRFDGELVKKQLGVAVSQWDDFMYRMRHLAERKVQWHEALSFFMNVMCETNPTGPLPEQLPNERALRKVQELYEGRSRGSQLDSARGTAWGLLNAVTEYVDHERRARSTEYRLDSAWFGQGAQIKQRALDAALQLAA, encoded by the coding sequence ATGGCTCATCTCATCGAAACCATGGCCTACGCTGGCGCTACCCCGTGGCACGGTCTGGGCAACAACCTGCCGCAGAAACAACCCATCGAAGTCTGGCAACGCGAAGCCGGCATGGACTGGCAGATCCTGGAAAGCCCTGTGCATTTCAAGTCGGATGCCATCGGCCATCTGGGCGCGATCCACTCATTCCCAGAACAGAAAGTGCTCTACCGCTCGGACACCAAGGCACCGCTGTCGGTGGTCTCGCAGCGCTATCACACCGTGCAGCCAAAGGATGTCTTGGAGTTTTATCGCGACCTGACCGAGGTTTCCGGCTACGAGCTGGAAACTGCTGGCGTGCTCAAGGGCGGCCGCAAGTTCTGGGCGCTGGCGCGGACCGGCCAGGGTGCAGCAATCAAAGGCAACGACCAGGTGAATGGCTACCTGCTTTTGGCCACTTCCTGCGACGGCACTCTGGCCACCACGGCAACGCCCACCACTATCCGCGTTGTCTGCAACAACACGCTGACCATCGCCCTGGACGGCACCAGCCGTGCGATCAAGGTGCCGCACAGCACCCGCTTCGATGGTGAGCTGGTGAAGAAGCAGCTTGGTGTCGCCGTCTCGCAATGGGACGACTTCATGTACCGCATGCGCCACCTGGCGGAACGCAAGGTGCAGTGGCATGAGGCACTGAGCTTCTTTATGAACGTGATGTGTGAGACCAACCCGACCGGTCCGCTTCCTGAACAGCTGCCGAACGAGCGCGCTCTGCGCAAAGTGCAGGAGCTGTACGAAGGCCGTAGCCGGGGCAGCCAGCTGGATTCAGCACGAGGCACCGCCTGGGGTCTGCTCAATGCCGTGACCGAGTACGTCGATCACGAGCGCCGGGCACGCAGTACCGAGTACCGCCTCGACTCCGCCTGGTTCGGCCAGGGCGCGCAGATCAAGCAACGCGCCTTGGACGCAGCGCTGCAGCTCGCCGCTTAA
- a CDS encoding histidine triad nucleotide-binding protein, translated as MDCLFCKIVDGEIPARKLYEDDQLIAFHDIAAQAPVHFLVIPKAHIATLHDLNDEQDKALAGHILLTAQRLAKEQGCQDGFRVVMNCNDLGGQTVYHIHMHVLGQRQMHWPPG; from the coding sequence ATGGACTGTCTATTTTGCAAGATCGTGGACGGGGAAATTCCCGCGCGCAAGCTATACGAAGATGATCAGCTTATTGCCTTCCACGACATTGCTGCCCAAGCTCCGGTGCACTTTTTAGTCATTCCAAAAGCACACATAGCCACATTGCATGATCTGAATGACGAGCAGGACAAGGCACTGGCCGGCCACATCCTTCTCACTGCGCAGCGTCTGGCGAAAGAGCAAGGCTGTCAGGACGGTTTCCGCGTGGTGATGAACTGCAACGACCTTGGTGGGCAGACGGTCTATCACATCCATATGCACGTACTCGGTCAGCGCCAAATGCATTGGCCGCCAGGCTGA
- a CDS encoding YqaJ viral recombinase family protein: protein MKATSLNRSPSKPRPALRLISTKELPREDWLQIRKQGIGSSDAAATVGLNPYKSQLELWMEKTGRDAGMPKADPQDEESPLYWGNVLEPIVAWHYSKRTKHKVRRINAVLQHPDPELPWMLANIDREVIGADDVQILECKTAGINGARLWKEGVPEYVQLQVMHQLAVTGKQAADVAVLLGGQTLEIHRIERDEQMIARLIELERRFWQYVETDTPPPADGSASAELALRCLYPQDNGQVVDFSGNAGLAAAFLELKAVRQSISEKEKREAELKQMLQQAMGEFTRAEFSSGYVSWRKAKDSTVLDVERLLQEKPYLQARYPKLKEGSRRFLIG from the coding sequence ATGAAAGCTACTTCATTGAACCGCAGCCCCAGCAAACCCCGCCCAGCCCTACGTCTGATCAGCACCAAGGAATTGCCCCGCGAGGACTGGCTGCAGATCCGCAAGCAAGGCATCGGCAGTTCGGACGCTGCGGCTACGGTCGGTCTGAACCCCTACAAGTCGCAGCTGGAACTCTGGATGGAGAAGACCGGTCGCGATGCTGGCATGCCGAAGGCCGATCCTCAGGATGAGGAAAGCCCACTGTACTGGGGCAACGTGCTGGAGCCCATCGTGGCCTGGCATTACAGCAAGCGCACGAAGCACAAGGTACGGCGCATCAATGCCGTGCTCCAGCATCCGGATCCGGAGCTGCCCTGGATGCTCGCCAACATCGACCGCGAGGTGATCGGTGCCGACGATGTGCAGATCCTCGAATGCAAGACAGCCGGCATAAACGGGGCACGCCTCTGGAAAGAAGGCGTACCCGAGTATGTGCAGTTGCAGGTGATGCACCAGCTCGCCGTCACCGGCAAGCAGGCGGCGGATGTGGCGGTGCTACTGGGTGGCCAGACGTTGGAGATCCATCGCATCGAGCGGGATGAGCAGATGATTGCTCGCCTGATCGAGCTGGAGCGCCGTTTCTGGCAGTACGTTGAAACGGACACGCCACCACCTGCCGATGGCAGTGCCTCGGCTGAGCTGGCGTTGCGTTGCCTGTATCCGCAGGACAACGGCCAGGTCGTCGACTTCAGCGGAAATGCCGGTCTGGCGGCTGCCTTCCTGGAGTTGAAGGCGGTGCGTCAATCAATCTCTGAGAAGGAAAAGCGCGAAGCCGAGCTCAAGCAAATGCTGCAGCAAGCAATGGGTGAGTTCACCCGCGCTGAGTTCTCCAGCGGCTACGTGAGCTGGCGCAAAGCCAAGGACAGCACCGTGCTCGATGTCGAGCGCCTGCTCCAGGAAAAGCCCTACCTGCAGGCCCGTTATCCGAAGCTCAAAGAAGGTAGCCGGCGCTTTCTGATCGGCTGA
- the trpD gene encoding anthranilate phosphoribosyltransferase — protein sequence MDIKEALNRIVGQLDLTTEEMQAVMRQIMTGQCTDAQVGAFLMGMRMKSETIDEIVGAVQVMRELAAPVRFDTDKLVDTCGTGGDGMNIFNVSTAASFVVAAAGGKVAKHGNRAVSGKSGSADLLEAAGVFLDLTPEQVARSVDTVGVGFMFAPAHHGAMKHAAGPRRELGLRTLFNILGPMANPAGVRHQVLGVFSKALCRPMAEVLARLGSKHVLVVHAQDGLDEISLAAPTHVAELKDGEIREYSVQPEDFGIKSQSLIGLNVEDAQGSLVLIRDALGRRQSENGQKAADMIVLNAGAALYAADLASSLKQGVEMAHDALSTGLARDKLEELVSFTAVFKQENQK from the coding sequence ATGGATATCAAGGAAGCCCTCAACCGCATCGTCGGTCAGCTGGACCTGACCACCGAAGAGATGCAGGCGGTGATGCGTCAGATCATGACCGGTCAATGCACTGATGCGCAGGTCGGTGCGTTCCTCATGGGCATGCGCATGAAGAGCGAAACCATCGACGAGATCGTCGGCGCGGTGCAGGTCATGCGTGAGCTGGCCGCCCCGGTGCGTTTCGACACCGACAAGCTTGTCGACACCTGTGGCACCGGTGGCGACGGGATGAATATCTTCAATGTGTCCACTGCCGCCTCCTTCGTCGTTGCGGCCGCTGGCGGCAAGGTGGCCAAGCACGGTAACCGCGCGGTATCCGGCAAGAGTGGCAGCGCCGATCTGCTCGAGGCGGCCGGGGTCTTTCTCGACCTGACGCCCGAACAGGTGGCGCGCAGCGTCGATACCGTCGGCGTCGGCTTCATGTTCGCGCCGGCCCATCATGGCGCCATGAAGCACGCAGCCGGCCCGCGCCGTGAACTCGGCCTGCGGACCCTGTTCAATATCCTCGGCCCCATGGCCAACCCGGCCGGCGTCCGCCATCAGGTGCTTGGTGTGTTCAGCAAGGCGTTGTGCCGGCCGATGGCCGAAGTGCTGGCGCGGCTGGGCAGCAAGCATGTGCTGGTGGTGCATGCGCAGGATGGGCTGGATGAAATCAGCCTCGCGGCGCCGACGCATGTCGCCGAGCTGAAAGACGGTGAAATCCGCGAATACAGCGTTCAGCCGGAAGACTTCGGCATCAAGAGCCAGAGCCTGATCGGTTTGAACGTCGAGGATGCACAGGGCTCGCTGGTCTTGATCCGTGATGCGCTAGGCCGTCGGCAGAGCGAGAACGGTCAGAAGGCTGCCGACATGATCGTGCTCAATGCTGGCGCTGCGCTCTACGCAGCCGATCTGGCGAGCAGCCTGAAGCAGGGTGTCGAGATGGCCCATGACGCGCTCAGCACCGGGCTGGCGCGTGACAAGCTGGAGGAACTGGTGTCCTTCACCGCAGTGTTCAAGCAGGAGAACCAGAAATGA
- the vapB gene encoding type II toxin-antitoxin system VapB family antitoxin, whose translation MEQGAVFQSNRSQAVRLPKAVALPEDVKRVDVVVVGRARIITPAGEAWDVWFDGEGVTADYMADREQPADQERDAF comes from the coding sequence ATGGAACAAGGTGCAGTTTTTCAGAGCAACCGCAGTCAAGCGGTGCGTTTGCCCAAGGCGGTTGCGCTGCCTGAGGATGTGAAGCGGGTGGATGTAGTGGTAGTTGGTCGAGCCCGAATCATCACGCCGGCAGGCGAGGCCTGGGACGTCTGGTTCGATGGCGAAGGTGTGACCGCTGACTACATGGCGGATCGCGAGCAGCCTGCAGATCAAGAGCGGGATGCGTTCTGA
- a CDS encoding AAA family ATPase, with protein MKNDIHDLGLVLESRVKLVLVESWDERRVLETLTGLAVRQGLGFYVWSVTEGLRHLSFGGDLQGGEESYVPESALKLVKHDPRANLYVFCDLHSFLEEPKLVRLLKDIAMSEAPEAPTLVLVSHALKLPPEVQRYAARFSLSLPAEEELLAIVREEAARWSERNRGARVRTDNRTLQQVVKNLRGLSHAEARALARNVICDDGAITQEDLPELNRSKFQLLGLDGVLGFEYETARFAEVGGLANFKRWLGERQGAFLSGQGDDLPRGVMLVGIQGGGKSLAAKAVAGLWGLPLLRLDFACLYNKYFGETERNLRDALTLAEQMAPCVLWMDEIEKGLATGDMDGGVSQRVLGTLLTWMAERTAPVFMVATANAVDRLPPELLRKGRFDELFFVDLPDLATRADIFRIHLARRELRPDSLGLIALAEACDGFSGAEIEQVVVSAVYAGQARQRQVDQQMLLDCIRATSPLSVVMAERLAALREWAQGRTVQAD; from the coding sequence GTGAAGAACGATATACATGATCTGGGTTTGGTTCTGGAGTCGCGGGTCAAGCTGGTGCTGGTCGAGTCATGGGATGAGCGCAGGGTGCTCGAGACGCTGACCGGCCTTGCCGTTCGGCAGGGGCTTGGCTTCTACGTTTGGTCCGTCACCGAGGGGCTGCGTCATTTGTCTTTTGGTGGTGACCTGCAGGGCGGTGAAGAAAGCTACGTGCCGGAGTCGGCGCTGAAGCTGGTGAAGCACGATCCCCGTGCAAATTTGTATGTCTTCTGTGATCTTCACTCGTTTCTTGAGGAGCCAAAGTTGGTGCGGCTGCTCAAGGATATTGCAATGAGCGAGGCGCCTGAAGCACCAACCCTCGTGCTGGTGTCGCATGCGCTCAAACTCCCGCCCGAGGTTCAACGCTACGCCGCGCGGTTCAGCCTTTCGCTTCCGGCTGAGGAGGAGCTGCTTGCCATCGTTCGTGAGGAGGCAGCCCGCTGGAGCGAACGTAATCGCGGAGCACGGGTGCGTACCGATAATCGAACCCTTCAGCAAGTGGTAAAAAATCTGCGCGGCCTGAGCCATGCTGAGGCGCGGGCGCTGGCGCGCAATGTCATTTGTGATGACGGCGCCATCACTCAGGAAGACCTTCCCGAACTCAATCGCAGCAAGTTTCAACTTCTTGGCCTCGACGGCGTACTGGGTTTCGAATACGAAACTGCCCGCTTCGCGGAAGTGGGAGGGTTGGCTAATTTCAAACGCTGGCTAGGGGAGCGGCAGGGCGCCTTCCTAAGTGGGCAGGGTGATGATTTGCCGCGGGGCGTGATGCTGGTCGGCATTCAAGGGGGAGGCAAGAGCCTCGCTGCCAAGGCGGTGGCAGGGTTGTGGGGTTTGCCATTGTTGCGGCTGGATTTTGCCTGCTTGTACAACAAGTACTTTGGCGAGACAGAGCGTAATCTGCGTGATGCGCTGACGTTGGCCGAGCAGATGGCGCCCTGCGTGCTGTGGATGGATGAGATCGAAAAAGGTCTGGCGACGGGTGATATGGATGGCGGCGTCAGTCAGCGAGTGCTGGGGACGCTATTGACCTGGATGGCGGAGCGTACCGCCCCGGTATTCATGGTTGCCACTGCGAATGCGGTCGATCGGCTGCCGCCGGAACTATTGCGAAAGGGGCGCTTCGATGAGCTGTTCTTCGTTGACCTGCCGGATCTGGCGACCCGAGCGGATATCTTCCGAATCCATCTCGCTCGCCGCGAGCTGCGGCCTGATAGTTTGGGTCTGATCGCGCTCGCTGAGGCCTGCGACGGTTTCTCCGGTGCCGAGATCGAGCAGGTCGTGGTGAGTGCCGTCTATGCCGGTCAGGCTCGGCAACGGCAGGTCGATCAGCAGATGTTGCTCGACTGCATCCGTGCAACATCGCCTTTGTCGGTCGTCATGGCTGAGCGGCTGGCCGCGCTGCGGGAGTGGGCCCAGGGTCGTACGGTGCAGGCCGACTGA
- the vapC gene encoding type II toxin-antitoxin system tRNA(fMet)-specific endonuclease VapC, with amino-acid sequence MLKYMLDTNICIFTIKNRPEQVREAFKRHSGQLSISTVTLMELIYGAEKSANPERNLADVEGFAARLEVLSYDAQAAAHSGQLRAELARIGKPIGPYDQMIAGHARAQGLILVTNNLREFERVPGLRVEDWVSA; translated from the coding sequence ATGCTGAAGTACATGCTTGATACCAACATCTGCATTTTCACGATCAAGAATCGCCCTGAGCAGGTGCGGGAAGCCTTCAAGCGCCATTCAGGGCAGCTGAGCATTAGCACTGTCACCCTGATGGAGCTTATTTACGGCGCCGAGAAGTCCGCTAATCCCGAGCGTAATCTGGCGGACGTTGAAGGTTTCGCTGCGCGCCTGGAAGTACTGTCTTACGACGCTCAGGCAGCGGCTCATTCCGGGCAATTGCGAGCTGAGTTGGCTCGTATCGGCAAGCCTATTGGCCCGTATGATCAGATGATTGCAGGACACGCACGTGCCCAGGGACTGATTCTGGTCACGAATAATCTTCGTGAATTCGAGCGAGTTCCAGGTTTGCGCGTCGAGGATTGGGTGAGCGCCTGA
- the crp gene encoding cAMP-activated global transcriptional regulator CRP — protein sequence MVAISLTPKIKNIDKLLAHCHRRRYTAKSTIIYAGDRCESLFFIVKGSVTILIEDDDGREMIIAYLNAGDFFGEMGLFEKEGTEKERSAWVRAKTECEVAELSYAKFRELTQQDPDILYALGSQMAERLRNTTRKVGDLAFLDVTGRVARTLLDLCKQPDAMTHPDGMQIKITRQEIGRIVGCSREMVGRVLKSLEAQGLVFVKGKTMVVFGTR from the coding sequence ATGGTAGCTATCTCTCTTACGCCCAAGATAAAGAATATCGACAAGTTGCTCGCCCACTGCCATAGACGGCGATACACGGCGAAGAGCACGATCATTTACGCAGGCGACCGTTGCGAGTCGCTTTTTTTCATCGTCAAAGGCTCGGTCACCATTCTTATCGAGGATGACGACGGCCGCGAAATGATCATTGCCTATCTGAACGCCGGCGACTTTTTCGGAGAGATGGGGCTTTTCGAGAAGGAAGGAACGGAAAAGGAACGCAGCGCCTGGGTCCGCGCAAAGACCGAATGCGAAGTGGCCGAACTCAGTTACGCAAAGTTCCGCGAGCTGACCCAGCAGGACCCGGACATCCTTTACGCACTTGGTAGTCAGATGGCTGAGCGTCTGCGCAATACCACACGCAAAGTCGGCGACCTAGCGTTCCTGGACGTTACCGGCCGCGTCGCACGTACCTTGCTCGACCTGTGCAAGCAGCCCGATGCAATGACTCATCCGGACGGCATGCAGATCAAGATCACCCGCCAGGAAATCGGCCGTATTGTCGGCTGCTCCCGCGAGATGGTCGGCCGAGTACTCAAGAGCCTGGAAGCTCAGGGTCTCGTCTTCGTCAAAGGCAAGACCATGGTGGTATTCGGTACTCGCTGA
- a CDS encoding OsmC family protein gives MKARIQWVDGAMFLGESGSGHVVVMDGPPENGGRNLGVRPMEMLLLGLGGCSNFDVVSILKKSRQAVDSCEAFVEAERASEDPKVFTKIHLRFVVKGRGLKEAQVKRAVELSAEKYCSASIMLVRAGVEITHAYEIVQLD, from the coding sequence ATGAAAGCGCGCATTCAATGGGTCGACGGTGCCATGTTTCTCGGCGAGTCCGGCAGTGGCCATGTCGTCGTAATGGACGGGCCGCCCGAAAATGGTGGTCGAAATCTAGGCGTACGGCCAATGGAGATGCTGTTGTTGGGCCTGGGTGGCTGTAGCAACTTCGATGTAGTGAGTATCTTGAAAAAGTCGCGGCAGGCTGTGGATAGTTGCGAAGCCTTCGTTGAGGCCGAGCGGGCCTCCGAAGATCCCAAGGTATTCACCAAGATCCATCTGCGTTTCGTCGTTAAGGGGCGTGGGCTGAAGGAAGCTCAGGTCAAGCGTGCAGTTGAGTTGTCGGCAGAAAAGTACTGTTCAGCCTCAATCATGCTTGTACGCGCCGGTGTCGAGATCACCCATGCATACGAAATCGTGCAGCTCGACTGA